In Sphingomonas sp. R1, a single genomic region encodes these proteins:
- a CDS encoding LLM class flavin-dependent oxidoreductase, with product MTTLHPQTDASGKQEQLPPCEVSWFSALCDDDYEFLGQPDPHLLSSWEHCRDIVLAAESAGFDNILLPSGYALGIDTTAFAAAIATLVRRIRLLMAVRVGESWPPQLARQIATIDRILGGRLAVNIISSDLPGETLASAPRYRRTIEAMHILKTLLNGEALDHQGEFWQLKVEPPRITTVSGRAPQFYFGGLSEDAREAAAEGADVYLMWPDRLDAVAATLDDLRARAARRGRTLRFGYRIHVVVRETEAEARTAADRLLSHLDAAQGEAIRARSLDAQSAGVRRQAELREASAGDGYVEDNLWTGIGRARSGCGAAIVGDPDQVLAKLQAYRGLGIEAFILSGYPHAAEADLFARHVLPKLAHGPLA from the coding sequence ATGACCACCCTCCATCCCCAGACCGACGCTTCCGGCAAGCAAGAACAACTTCCCCCCTGCGAAGTGAGCTGGTTTTCTGCGCTTTGCGACGATGATTACGAGTTTCTTGGGCAACCCGACCCGCACCTGCTCTCCAGCTGGGAGCATTGCCGCGACATCGTGCTGGCGGCGGAAAGCGCCGGGTTCGACAATATCCTGCTGCCCTCGGGCTATGCGCTGGGCATCGACACCACCGCCTTCGCCGCCGCGATCGCCACGTTGGTCCGCCGTATACGGCTGCTGATGGCGGTGCGCGTCGGCGAGAGCTGGCCGCCCCAACTCGCCCGCCAGATCGCGACGATCGACCGAATCCTGGGCGGCCGCCTCGCGGTCAACATCATCTCCTCCGACCTGCCGGGCGAAACGCTGGCCTCCGCCCCCCGCTACCGCCGCACGATCGAGGCGATGCATATCCTGAAGACGCTGCTGAACGGCGAGGCGCTGGATCACCAGGGCGAGTTCTGGCAGCTCAAGGTCGAGCCGCCGCGGATCACCACCGTTTCGGGCCGGGCGCCGCAATTCTATTTCGGCGGTCTTTCGGAAGACGCGCGCGAGGCAGCAGCCGAAGGCGCCGACGTTTACCTGATGTGGCCGGACCGGCTGGACGCCGTCGCCGCCACGCTCGACGACCTGCGCGCCCGCGCCGCCAGGCGCGGCCGGACGCTGCGCTTCGGGTACCGCATCCATGTCGTCGTGCGCGAGACCGAGGCGGAGGCACGCACCGCCGCCGACCGGCTGCTGTCACATCTCGACGCGGCGCAGGGCGAGGCGATCCGCGCCCGCTCGCTCGACGCGCAGTCCGCCGGCGTGCGCCGCCAGGCTGAACTGCGCGAGGCCTCGGCCGGCGACGGCTATGTCGAGGACAATCTGTGGACCGGGATCGGGCGGGCGCGCTCGGGCTGCGGCGCGGCGATCGTCGGCGATCCGGATCAGGTGCTCGCCAAGCTCCAAGCCTATCGCGGGCTGGGGATCGAGGCGTTCATTCTCTCGGGCTACCCGCATGCCGCGGAAGCGGACCTGTTCGCCCGGCACGTGCTGCCAAAGCTGGCGCATGGCCCGCTGGCCTGA
- a CDS encoding Gfo/Idh/MocA family protein has product MASRIRYGLVGCGMMGVEHIRNLAITPGAELVAIADPVETSLGWAREALGGKAQDVTAYRDAEALAQHDGLDAVIVASPNFTHRQTVAPLFDAGLHILCEKPLATTIDDARWLAERAARHDAVFWTAMEYRYMPPVAALIAGVHGGAIGRLRMLAMREHRFPFLVKVGDWNRFARNTGGTMVEKCCHFFDLMRFIVRSEPVRVYCSGAQNVNHLDERYDGVTPDIVDNSFTTVDFADGTRALLDLCMFADGAEEQEEIVATGDIARLDVSIPGSVLTRAPRTGFGNPKAPEKRHIEVDAAALAAGSHHGSTFYQHQAFARAVRGEGPVEVTAEDGLKAVAIGMAAEISLREHRVVDMAELLGQSASA; this is encoded by the coding sequence ATGGCGTCGCGAATTCGGTACGGGCTGGTCGGGTGCGGGATGATGGGGGTGGAGCATATCCGCAATCTCGCGATCACGCCTGGGGCGGAACTGGTGGCGATCGCCGATCCGGTCGAGACCTCGCTCGGCTGGGCGCGCGAGGCGCTGGGCGGCAAGGCGCAGGACGTAACTGCGTACCGCGATGCCGAGGCGCTCGCCCAGCATGACGGGCTCGACGCGGTGATCGTCGCGAGCCCGAACTTCACGCACCGGCAGACGGTAGCGCCGCTGTTCGACGCCGGGCTCCATATCCTCTGCGAGAAGCCGCTGGCGACGACGATCGACGATGCGCGCTGGCTCGCCGAACGCGCCGCGCGCCACGACGCGGTGTTCTGGACCGCGATGGAGTATCGCTACATGCCGCCGGTCGCCGCGCTGATCGCGGGCGTCCATGGCGGCGCGATCGGCCGGCTGCGGATGCTGGCGATGCGCGAGCACCGTTTTCCCTTCCTGGTGAAGGTCGGCGACTGGAACCGCTTCGCCCGCAATACCGGCGGCACGATGGTGGAGAAATGCTGCCACTTCTTCGACCTGATGCGCTTCATCGTTCGCAGCGAGCCGGTGCGCGTCTATTGCTCGGGCGCGCAGAACGTGAACCATCTCGATGAACGCTATGACGGCGTCACGCCGGACATCGTCGACAACAGCTTCACCACGGTCGACTTCGCCGACGGAACCCGCGCGCTGCTCGATCTGTGCATGTTCGCGGACGGGGCGGAGGAGCAGGAGGAGATCGTCGCGACTGGCGATATTGCCCGGCTCGACGTGAGCATCCCGGGCAGCGTGCTCACCCGCGCGCCGCGCACCGGCTTCGGCAATCCCAAGGCGCCCGAGAAGCGTCACATCGAGGTCGACGCCGCGGCGCTGGCGGCGGGCTCGCACCATGGCTCGACCTTCTACCAACATCAGGCCTTCGCGCGCGCGGTACGGGGCGAGGGGCCGGTGGAAGTGACCGCCGAGGATGGGCTGAAGGCCGTCGCCATCGGCATGGCGGCGGAGATCAGTCTGCGCGAGCACCGGGTGGTGGACATGGCCGAGCTGCTGGGTCAGTCCGCGTCCGCATAG
- a CDS encoding MFS transporter: MRASATDTTAGAQGRWAILALVFGAVMLNYVDRQILALLKPMLQGEFHWSDRDYAHMASAFQFAAALAFLGTGWFLDRVGLRRGFALGVAVWSLAGMAHAFATTVTQFVAARAVLGAAESIGTPAAVKSAATFFPPAERSRALGIGNTAPNFGAILTPLLIPALALLVGWKGSFLIAGGLGLVWVAVWLRYVPAAASVRGPRSEVPWLHLLRSRRTLAIAVAKVLSDQVWWFLLFWTPDLFHRQFGLEQGALGLPVALAYSLAALGAISGGWVPGWLLARGWAPEEVRHTTLIGYALLVLPIPLVLVASNPWVAALLLGLALFAHQGFSTNVFGLATDIIPANRVGSVIGIGAFAGNLAGMAILELAGWSLDNGHGYAPMFWIAAFSYLAGALLVRWILPRAAYADAD, encoded by the coding sequence ATGCGCGCATCCGCTACTGACACTACCGCTGGGGCACAGGGTCGCTGGGCGATCCTGGCCCTCGTTTTCGGCGCGGTGATGCTGAATTATGTCGACCGGCAGATCCTCGCGCTGTTGAAGCCGATGCTGCAGGGCGAGTTTCACTGGTCCGACCGCGACTATGCGCACATGGCCTCGGCCTTCCAGTTCGCGGCGGCGCTGGCCTTTCTCGGCACCGGCTGGTTCCTCGACCGGGTGGGTCTGCGACGCGGCTTCGCACTCGGCGTGGCGGTGTGGAGCCTTGCCGGCATGGCGCATGCCTTCGCCACCACCGTCACACAGTTCGTCGCGGCGCGCGCCGTGCTGGGCGCGGCGGAGTCGATCGGTACCCCGGCGGCGGTGAAGTCTGCCGCGACCTTCTTCCCGCCGGCCGAGCGCTCGCGCGCGCTAGGCATCGGCAACACCGCACCCAATTTCGGTGCGATCCTGACGCCGCTGCTGATCCCGGCGCTGGCGTTGTTGGTCGGCTGGAAGGGCAGCTTCCTGATCGCGGGCGGGCTTGGTCTCGTCTGGGTCGCGGTGTGGCTACGCTATGTGCCTGCTGCCGCCAGCGTGCGGGGCCCGCGATCGGAGGTGCCGTGGCTCCATCTCCTCCGCAGCCGGCGGACGCTTGCCATCGCCGTCGCCAAGGTGCTGAGCGACCAGGTCTGGTGGTTTCTGCTGTTCTGGACGCCGGACCTGTTCCACCGCCAGTTCGGGCTGGAGCAAGGCGCGCTGGGGCTGCCCGTGGCACTCGCCTACAGCCTCGCCGCGCTGGGGGCGATCAGCGGCGGCTGGGTGCCGGGCTGGTTGCTCGCGCGCGGCTGGGCACCGGAGGAGGTGCGGCACACGACGCTGATCGGCTATGCGCTGCTCGTGCTGCCAATCCCGCTGGTGCTGGTGGCGAGCAACCCCTGGGTTGCCGCGCTGCTGCTCGGCCTCGCGCTGTTCGCGCACCAGGGCTTCTCGACCAACGTGTTCGGCCTCGCGACCGACATCATCCCCGCGAACCGCGTGGGATCGGTGATCGGCATCGGCGCCTTTGCCGGCAACCTGGCCGGCATGGCCATTCTCGAGCTGGCCGGTTGGTCGCTCGACAATGGCCATGGCTATGCGCCGATGTTCTGGATCGCCGCCTTTTCCTATCTTGCCGGCGCGCTCCTCGTCCGCTGGATCCTGCCGCGCGCCGCCTATGCGGACGCGGACTGA